In a genomic window of Physeter macrocephalus isolate SW-GA chromosome 14, ASM283717v5, whole genome shotgun sequence:
- the ZNF286A gene encoding zinc finger protein 286A translates to MDFTPEEWGRLDPAQRDVMLENYRNLVSLWLPVSKPENHNLENGKEPLMLERRAPKSSCSDSETRPGSRDSTSVQDFSKEESCQVAVIDRLTRNGVYDSNLETTLACENRLENQQGNQERCLREMFTHMNSLPEERAREHDVYWKNLNQKSVLLTQDRVPKGSCAFHTLEKRLKQKSTLTKKQRTYKEKKPHKCNDCGELFTYHSVLIRHQRVHTGEKPYSCTECGKSFSHRANLTKHQRTHTRILFECSECKKAFTESASLAVHQRIHIGERPYECSECGKGFNRSTHLVQHQLIHTGVKPYECNECDKAFIHSSALIKHQRTHTGEKPYKCQECGKAFSHCSSLTKHQRVHTGEKPYECSECGKTFSQSTHLVQHQRIHTGEKPYECNECGKTFSRSSNFAKHQRIHIGKKPYKCNECGKAFIHSSALIQHQRTHTGEKPYRCNECGKSFKCSSSLIRHQRIHTEEQP, encoded by the exons ATGGACTTTACCCCAGAGGAGTGGGGGAGGCTGGATCCTGCACAGAGGGacgtgatgctggagaactaCAGGAACCTGGTCTCGCTGT GGCTTCCAGTTTCCAAACCTGAGAACCACAATTTGGAGAATGGAAAAGAACCACTGATGCTTGAGAGAAGAGCCCCCAAAAGCAGCTGTTCAG ACTCAGAGACTAGACCCGGGAGCAGAGATTCGACTTCAGTGcaagatttttccaaagaagaatcATGCCAGGTTGCAGTCATAGACAGGCTGACAAGGAATGGTGTCTATGACTCCAACTTGGAAACAACTCTCGCATGTGAAAACCGGTTAGAGAATCAGCAAGGAAATCAGGAGAGATGCTTAAGAGAAATGTTCACCCACATGAATTCACTCCCGGAAGAGAGAGCTCGTGAGCATGATGTTTACTGGAAAAACTTGAACCAGAAGTCAGTACTTCTCACTCAAGACAGAGTTCCCAAAGGATCCTGTGCCTTCCATACCCTTGAAAAAAGATTGAAACAGAAATCAACCTTAACGAAAAAGCAGAGGACCTACAAAGAGAAGAAACCTCATAAATGTAATGACTGTGGTGAGCTCTTCACTTACCATTCAGTGCTCATTCGACACCAGAGAGTCCATACTGGGGAAAAACCCTACAGCTGCACCGAGTGTGGGAAGTCTTTCAGCCACAGGGCCAATTTAACTAaacatcagagaactcacactAGAATTCTCTTCGAGTGCAGCGAATGCAAGAAGGCCTTCACAGAAAGCGCATCCCTTGCAGTACATCAGAGGATTCACATTGGAGAGAGACCGTATGAGTGCAGTGAGTGTGGGAAAGGCTTTAATCGAAGCACACACCTCGTGCAGCACCAGCTGATCCACACAGGGGTGAAGCCTTATGAATGCAACGAGTGTGATAAGgccttcattcattcttcagcACTCATTAAACATCAaagaactcacactggagagaaaccctataaatgtcaggaatgtgggaaagcctttagcCACTGCTCATCCCTTACCAAACATCAGAGGGttcatactggagaaaaaccctaCGAATGTAGTGAATGTGGAAAAACCTTCAGTCAGAGCACACATCTTGTTcagcatcagagaattcacactggagagaaaccctacgAGTGTAAcgaatgtgggaaaaccttcagcCGGAGCTCAAATTTCGCTAAACATCAAAGAATTCATATTGGGAAGAAACCGTACAAATGTAACGAATGCGGAAAagcctttattcattcatcagccCTTATTCAACACCAGAGAACTCAtactggggagaaaccctatAGGTGTAACGAATGTGGAAAAAGCTTTAAGTGCAGTTCATCCCTCATCAGACATCAAAGGATTCACACGGAAGAGCAGCCCTGA